From Flectobacillus major DSM 103, one genomic window encodes:
- a CDS encoding SusC/RagA family TonB-linked outer membrane protein → MLKKLLNVGMLVALAGSYTQVEGKGNLVLAKEASLLHSVRASLALSITGKVTGSDGEILPGASIKIKGTNQGTTTGVDGSFKLNVPDGNAVLVISSTGYETKEVVVGNQTVIDVVLQTDTKSLEEVVVIGYGERRKSDVTGSVISVSAKDLTQRPVANALQGMQGRAAGVDITSNERPGQVGNITIRGVRSLKASNSPLYVVDNIPLTSGGIDNINPNDIESVDILKDASATAIYGSRGANGVVIITTKRGKNGKYTLSLNSTFTSETLQNSSPLMDAAEYIDYRRWAYYYLNPNLYPRGDKPTQANDFLIFKGSGDLPTWNNILKGWSNGNWDGSQVANTDWISMVTRPSLTGQHTLSVSGGTEKMKAYASFGFIDNQGTVKGQSYKRYSAKLSVDIKPNSWFSMGGVLNTAYAVNEYGQSDAGKNTNVGASGLYESARNLFAYAMPYDANGVRSLYPGGDDAIKTVIKEEEYSQDQRTNLRVFGSLYSEINFAGFSKALDGLKFRMNFGPDVSFNKAGVFLNANSVIRTGSSYASLTKDQATSYTLDNILTYTKTINKHQISVMALQTQTEWSYDKNSMAADNVPMSSQKWNALNIPLSAWSSSLSERQLRSYLGRINYDFNNKILVTVSGRYDGASQLAEGNKWAFFPSTAIGWRLTNEPFLANQPWIDDLKVRAGVGVTGNSAIDPYATQGGLSQIYYPFGGTLTTGQANNSTLANQDLTWEKTTQFNYGIDFSFFKRKVTGTLDYYTSHTTDLLMLKTIPSVTGFVNTYANIGETGSQGIDLTVTTVNLSRGGFEWSTTFNGSWQDNHIISLANGKIDDINNKWFIGQSQGVIYDYQAVGLWKEADAAEMAKFNANGQAFTLGSVRPADLNGDYKIDASNDRKVLGSTIPKFIVGFTNTFDYKGFSLSIMLYGRLKYLYNTGGEVLGGRFNQRQLSYYTPNNTNADYQHPYYTAAAGDPYYTALGYKDGSFIKIRNISLGYNLPEKFSKSIGVSSSRIYFQAQNLGMIYNNINWIDMDLQSSAWNRGFTMGINVDF, encoded by the coding sequence ATGCTAAAAAAATTACTAAATGTGGGTATGCTTGTAGCCTTAGCTGGAAGTTATACTCAAGTTGAAGGTAAAGGCAATTTGGTACTTGCAAAAGAGGCTAGTTTGCTACATTCTGTAAGAGCAAGTTTGGCTTTATCGATAACTGGAAAGGTTACTGGAAGTGACGGAGAAATTCTTCCAGGGGCAAGTATCAAAATCAAAGGTACAAACCAAGGTACTACTACAGGAGTAGATGGTTCTTTTAAGCTCAACGTACCCGATGGAAATGCGGTGTTAGTAATTTCTTCAACTGGCTACGAAACCAAAGAAGTAGTAGTTGGCAATCAAACCGTGATTGATGTAGTTTTACAAACCGATACAAAATCTTTGGAAGAAGTTGTTGTAATTGGGTATGGCGAACGCAGGAAGTCGGACGTTACGGGGTCGGTAATAAGTGTAAGTGCAAAAGACCTTACTCAAAGACCCGTAGCCAATGCTTTACAAGGTATGCAAGGAAGAGCAGCAGGGGTTGACATTACATCGAACGAAAGACCCGGCCAAGTAGGAAATATTACGATTCGTGGGGTTCGTTCTTTAAAAGCTTCTAACTCACCTTTGTATGTTGTCGACAATATTCCTTTAACCTCTGGAGGTATCGACAACATCAACCCTAACGATATTGAGTCGGTTGATATTTTGAAAGATGCCTCAGCAACTGCTATTTATGGCTCTCGTGGTGCCAATGGTGTAGTTATTATTACAACTAAGAGAGGGAAAAATGGTAAATATACCCTGAGCCTAAACTCAACTTTTACGTCTGAAACCTTGCAAAATAGCTCTCCACTGATGGACGCTGCCGAGTATATCGACTATCGAAGATGGGCCTATTATTATCTGAATCCAAATTTGTACCCTCGTGGCGATAAACCTACTCAAGCCAACGACTTTTTGATTTTTAAAGGCTCTGGAGATTTACCAACATGGAATAATATTCTGAAGGGGTGGTCAAACGGTAATTGGGATGGCTCGCAGGTAGCCAATACCGATTGGATTAGTATGGTAACTCGTCCGTCATTGACGGGTCAACATACCCTTAGTGTAAGCGGTGGTACAGAAAAAATGAAAGCTTATGCTTCATTTGGTTTTATCGACAACCAAGGTACAGTAAAGGGGCAAAGCTACAAACGCTATTCGGCAAAATTAAGTGTTGATATTAAACCTAATAGCTGGTTTTCTATGGGTGGAGTATTGAACACCGCTTACGCTGTCAACGAATATGGGCAGTCGGACGCTGGTAAAAACACCAACGTAGGAGCATCGGGCTTGTATGAAAGTGCTAGAAACCTGTTTGCTTATGCTATGCCTTACGATGCCAACGGAGTGAGGTCTTTGTACCCAGGAGGCGATGACGCTATCAAGACAGTAATAAAAGAAGAAGAATATTCACAAGACCAACGCACCAATTTACGTGTTTTTGGTAGTCTTTATTCTGAAATTAATTTCGCTGGTTTTTCAAAAGCTTTAGATGGGCTAAAGTTCCGTATGAACTTTGGGCCAGATGTATCATTCAATAAAGCGGGGGTATTCTTAAATGCTAACTCTGTTATCAGAACAGGGTCGAGCTATGCTTCTTTAACCAAAGACCAAGCCACTTCATATACTCTTGATAATATACTTACTTATACCAAAACCATCAATAAGCACCAAATTAGTGTGATGGCACTCCAAACCCAAACAGAATGGAGTTATGATAAAAACAGTATGGCCGCCGATAACGTACCAATGTCGAGCCAAAAATGGAATGCCCTCAATATTCCATTGTCTGCTTGGAGTTCTTCGTTATCAGAAAGACAACTTCGTTCATACCTTGGACGTATCAATTATGACTTCAATAACAAAATTTTAGTAACTGTTTCAGGACGTTACGATGGTGCTTCACAATTGGCAGAAGGCAATAAATGGGCGTTTTTTCCAAGTACTGCTATAGGTTGGAGGCTAACCAACGAACCATTCTTGGCTAATCAGCCTTGGATCGATGACCTAAAAGTACGAGCAGGCGTAGGTGTTACAGGTAACTCGGCTATCGACCCTTATGCTACACAAGGAGGGCTTTCTCAAATCTATTATCCTTTTGGCGGTACACTTACTACAGGCCAAGCCAACAACTCGACTTTGGCAAACCAAGATTTAACTTGGGAAAAAACAACACAATTTAACTATGGTATTGATTTCTCGTTTTTCAAAAGAAAAGTTACAGGTACTCTCGATTATTATACGTCACATACCACCGACTTGTTGATGTTAAAAACGATTCCATCGGTAACAGGTTTTGTGAATACGTATGCCAATATCGGTGAAACAGGCAGCCAAGGGATTGATTTGACAGTAACAACAGTCAACCTCAGTAGAGGTGGTTTTGAATGGAGTACCACATTCAATGGCTCGTGGCAAGACAACCATATTATTTCATTGGCCAATGGCAAAATTGATGATATTAACAACAAATGGTTTATCGGACAAAGCCAAGGTGTAATTTACGATTATCAGGCCGTTGGTTTGTGGAAAGAGGCCGATGCAGCCGAAATGGCAAAATTCAATGCTAACGGACAAGCATTTACATTGGGTTCTGTACGTCCAGCCGATTTGAATGGCGATTATAAGATAGATGCCTCTAACGACCGTAAAGTATTGGGAAGTACCATTCCCAAATTTATTGTGGGCTTCACCAACACCTTCGACTACAAAGGCTTCTCGCTGTCTATCATGTTGTATGGTCGTTTGAAATACTTGTATAACACTGGTGGCGAGGTGCTAGGCGGGCGTTTTAACCAGCGCCAGTTGAGCTACTATACACCAAACAACACCAATGCAGATTATCAACACCCATATTACACAGCAGCAGCTGGTGACCCATACTACACGGCATTGGGCTATAAAGATGGTTCATTTATTAAAATTAGAAATATTTCATTGGGCTACAACTTACCCGAAAAATTCTCGAAAAGTATTGGTGTAAGCAGTTCAAGAATTTATTTCCAAGCACAAAATTTAGGTATGATTTACAACAATATCAACTGGATTGATATGGATTTGCAAAGTTCAGCTTGGAATAGAGGCTTCACAATGGGTATCAATGTTGATTTTTAA